In a genomic window of Ipomoea triloba cultivar NCNSP0323 chromosome 3, ASM357664v1:
- the LOC116014177 gene encoding CDK5RAP1-like protein — translation MASSLSLILSQPHCSLRIRLPKRCSSSFKFRLLFSKPLRAQSSAVYWLYPPPPARSSAFSLEFSRSFSQCHSRSSLPNREQIPSLHHFIPKAASTVTDTIHASDIHGDPETASEALPRGRIYHETYGCQMNVNDMEIVLSIMNKAGYGEVVDVPENAEIIFINTCAIRDNAEQKVWQRLNYFWFLKRQWKSNVAVGRSQSLHPPKIVVLGCMAERLKEKILDAEKMVDVVCGPDAYRDLPRLLEEVDYGQKGINTLLSLEETYADITPVRISKNSISAFVSVMRGCNNMCSFCIVPFTRGRERSRPVESIVKEVGELWKEGVKEVTLLGQNVNSYNDTSGIENEVELGPNWKLSEGFSSKCKVKYVGLRFADLLDRLAIEFPEMRFRYTSPHPKDFPDELLYVMRDRYNICKSIHLPAQSGNSIVLERMRRGYTREAYLDLVQKIRDIIPDMGISSDFICGFCGETEEEHRDTVSLIKAVGYDMAYMFAYSMREKTHAHRNYEDDVPDDVKQRRLTELIEAFRESTGQFYDAKVGTVQLVLVEGPNRRAPDTELIGKSDRGHRVSFTNLPIPDNVDNNGKRNPKVGDYVEVHITKSTRATLFGNALAITKLSSFYSSLHEEAVACANRS, via the exons ATGGCGTCTTCTCTCTCGCTAATACTGAGCCAGCCTCACTGCAGCCTGCGCATCAGGCTGCCGAAACGATGCTCATCCTCCTTCAAGTTCAGGCTCCTTTTCTCCAAGCCCCTCCGTGCTCAATCCTCCGCCGTCTACTGGCTTTACCCGCCGCCGCCCGCAAGGAGCTCGGCGTTCTCTCTAGAATTCTCCAGAAGCTTCTCTCAATGTCACTCTCGGTCTTCTCTTCCTAACAGGGAGCAAATCCCGAGCCTCCACCACTTCATTCCCAAAGCCGCCTCCACCGTCACTGATACTATCCATGCTTCCGATATTCATGGGGA TCCTGAGACAGCATCAGAAGCTCTTCCAAGAGGCCGGATATACCATGAAACTTATGGCTGCCAAATGAATGTAAACGATATGGAGATAGTTTTATCTATAATGAATAAAGCTGGATATGGTGAAGTTGTGGATGTTCCAGAGAATGCGgagattatatttataaatacttgtGCTATAAGGGACAATGCAGAGCAAAAGGTTTGGCAGAGGCTTAACTATTTTTGGTTTCTGAAGAGGCAGTGGAAGAGCAATGTTGCCGTTGGAAGGTCACAGTCCTTGCATCCTCCAAAAATAGTTGTTCTGGGTTGTATGGCTGAGAGATTGAAGGAGAAAATATTAGATGCAGAAAAGATGGTTGATGTAGTTTGTGGACCTGATGCTTATAGGGATCTGCCTCGACTGTTAGAAGAGGTTGATTATGGTCAGAAGGGGATCAACACTCTCCTTTCACTTGAAGAAACTTATGCTGATATTACTCCTGTGCGCATTTCTAAAAATTCCATCAGTGCTTTTGTCTCTGTCATGAGAGGTTGCAATAATATGTGCTCATTTTGTATTGTACCTTTCACTAGAGGTAGAGAGCGATCTCGTCCTGTGGAATCAATTGTGAAAGAAGTTGGAGAGCTTTGGAAAGAAGGTGTAAAAGAGGTAACACTTCTTGGTCAAAATGTAAATAGCTATAATGACACATCTGGGATTGAAAACGAGGTTGAACTGGGACCCAACTGGAAGCTTAGTGAAGGATTTTCCAGCAAATGTAAAGTAAAGTATGTTGGTTTACGTTTTGCTGATCTTCTGGATAGACTTGCAATAGAGTTCCCTGAGATGCGGTTTAGATACACATCTCCACACCCAAAAGATTTTCCAGATGAGTTACTGTATGTTATGCGAGATAGATACAATATCTGCAAGAGCATTCATTTGCCGGCACAATCAGGGAACAGCATAGTACTTGAAAGGATGCGACGGGGATATACTCGTGAAGCATACCTAGATCTTGTGCAAAAGATAAGGGATATTATTCCTGACATGGGCATAAGCAGTGATTTCATATGTG GGTTTTGTGGAGAGACAGAGGAGGAACACAGAGACACAGTTAGCCTCATAAAGGCGGTTGGCTATGACATGGCATATATGTTTGCCTACAGCATGAGGGAGAAAACACATGCCCATAGAAATTACGAGGACGATGTTCCTGATGATGTAAAGCAGAGAAGGCTCACAGAACTCATTGAAGCTTTCCGGGAGAGTACAGGTCAGTTCTACGACGCCAAAGTTGGCACTGTCCAACTTGTGTTAGTTGAAGGCCCCAATAGAAGAGCTCCCGACACAGAGCTCATTGGCAAGAGCGATAGAGGCCACCGGGTTTCCTTCACTAACCTACCTATCCCAGACAACGTTGACAATAATGGGAAGCGGAACCCCAAAGTAGGCGATTATGTTGAAGTGCACATTACAAAATCCACGAGAGCGACGCTCTTTGGAAATGCACTTGCTATAACTAAGTTGAGCTCATTTTATAGCAGTTTGCATGAAGAAGCTGTTGCTTGTGCAAACAGAAGTTAG
- the LOC116011823 gene encoding folate transporter 1, chloroplastic isoform X1, translated as MPAVRSVDWQWENATAGAVAGLATATFTHPLDVVRTRFQVHDGRTSMLPAYRNTPHALYTITRLEGIRGLYAGFYPAVLGSTISWSLYFYFYSKAKQRYLKDRKELTPGLHLASAAEAGALVCFCTNPIWLVKTRLQLQSPLHQIRPYSGFHDALITIMKEEGWRAFYKGLLPGLFLQVTHGAIQFTAYEELRKVVVNWRFDKNERTSGTADNLLDSIDYATLGASSKIAAILLTYPFQVIRARLQQRPSTAGIPRYVDSWHVVKETARFEGVRGFYRGITANLLKNVPAASVTFIVYENVLNMLKLARRDY; from the exons ATGCCTGCTGTGCGGTCGGTTGACTGGCAGTGGGAGAACGCCACCGCCGGCGCCGTCGCGGGGCTCGCCACCGCCACATTTACTCATCCCCTTGATGTCGTCCGCACGAGGTTCCAAG TACACGACGGGCGAACATCGATGCTTCCCGCATACAGGAACACTCCTCATGCTCTATATACCATCACTCGCTTGGAG GGCATAAGAGGGCTTTATGCAGGTTTTTACCCCGCTGTTCTTGGGTCAACTATTTCATGGAGCTTATATTTCTACTT CTAtagcaaagcaaagcaaagatATTTGAAAGACAGGAAGGAGTTGACCCCAGGCCTTCATCTTGCTTCAGCTGCAGAAGCAGGAGCTTTG GTATGCTTTTGCACCAACCCTATCTGGCTTGTGAAGACAAGATTGCAACTGCAGTCTCCTCTGCATCAGATTCGTCCTTACTCTGGGTTTCATG ATGCTTTAATAACCATAATGAAAGAAGAAGGGTGGAGGGCATTTTACAAGGGCCTTCTGCCGGGTCTCTTTCTG CAGGTAACCCATGGTGCTATTCAGTTCACTGCATATGAGGAACTTCGTAAGGTTGTGGTAAACTGGAGGTTTGATAAAAATGAAAGAACATCTGGCACTGCTGACAACTTGTTG GATTCCATTGATTATGCAACATTAGGAGCTTCTTCTAAAATAGCTGCCATTCTTTTGACATACCCATTTCAG GTCATACGAGCTCGTCTGCAG CAACGACCAAGTACTGCCGGAATACCAAGATATGTAGATAGCTGGCATGTTGTTAAGGAAACGGCAAG GTTTGAGGGGGTACGAGGTTTCTACCGGGGTATCACAGCAAACCTGCTGAAAAATGTACCTGCTGCTTCAGTGACCTTCATAGTTTATGAAAATGTTCTGAATATGCTGAAATTAGCAAGGAGAGATTATTAA
- the LOC116011823 gene encoding folate transporter 1, chloroplastic isoform X2: MPAVRSVDWQWENATAGAVAGLATATFTHPLDVVRTRFQVHDGRTSMLPAYRNTPHALYTITRLEGIRGLYAGFYPAVLGSTISWSLYFYFYSKAKQRYLKDRKELTPGLHLASAAEAGALVCFCTNPIWLVKTRLQLQSPLHQIRPYSGFHDALITIMKEEGWRAFYKGLLPGLFLVTHGAIQFTAYEELRKVVVNWRFDKNERTSGTADNLLDSIDYATLGASSKIAAILLTYPFQVIRARLQQRPSTAGIPRYVDSWHVVKETARFEGVRGFYRGITANLLKNVPAASVTFIVYENVLNMLKLARRDY, encoded by the exons ATGCCTGCTGTGCGGTCGGTTGACTGGCAGTGGGAGAACGCCACCGCCGGCGCCGTCGCGGGGCTCGCCACCGCCACATTTACTCATCCCCTTGATGTCGTCCGCACGAGGTTCCAAG TACACGACGGGCGAACATCGATGCTTCCCGCATACAGGAACACTCCTCATGCTCTATATACCATCACTCGCTTGGAG GGCATAAGAGGGCTTTATGCAGGTTTTTACCCCGCTGTTCTTGGGTCAACTATTTCATGGAGCTTATATTTCTACTT CTAtagcaaagcaaagcaaagatATTTGAAAGACAGGAAGGAGTTGACCCCAGGCCTTCATCTTGCTTCAGCTGCAGAAGCAGGAGCTTTG GTATGCTTTTGCACCAACCCTATCTGGCTTGTGAAGACAAGATTGCAACTGCAGTCTCCTCTGCATCAGATTCGTCCTTACTCTGGGTTTCATG ATGCTTTAATAACCATAATGAAAGAAGAAGGGTGGAGGGCATTTTACAAGGGCCTTCTGCCGGGTCTCTTTCTG GTAACCCATGGTGCTATTCAGTTCACTGCATATGAGGAACTTCGTAAGGTTGTGGTAAACTGGAGGTTTGATAAAAATGAAAGAACATCTGGCACTGCTGACAACTTGTTG GATTCCATTGATTATGCAACATTAGGAGCTTCTTCTAAAATAGCTGCCATTCTTTTGACATACCCATTTCAG GTCATACGAGCTCGTCTGCAG CAACGACCAAGTACTGCCGGAATACCAAGATATGTAGATAGCTGGCATGTTGTTAAGGAAACGGCAAG GTTTGAGGGGGTACGAGGTTTCTACCGGGGTATCACAGCAAACCTGCTGAAAAATGTACCTGCTGCTTCAGTGACCTTCATAGTTTATGAAAATGTTCTGAATATGCTGAAATTAGCAAGGAGAGATTATTAA
- the LOC116014103 gene encoding peroxidase 72 produces MAKFFSCFFMAIALLSSAQLCLCSKSYGGYLYPQFYDRSCPRAQEIVESVVAKAVAKEPRMAASLLRLHFHDCFVKGCDASILLDSSGSISSEKRSNPNRNSARGFEVIDEIKAALEVECPHTVSCADILALAARDSTVLAGGPNWEVPLGRRDSIGNSLSGSNNNIPAPNNTFQTILTKFKLQGLDLVDLVALSGSHTIGNARCVSFRQRLYNQTGNSLPDYTLDQSYAAELRTKCPKSGGDQTLFHLDFVSPTRFDNSYFKNLLAYKGLLSSDQVLVTKSAASLQLVKAYAENNELFFQHFAKSMVKMGNISPLTSFSGEIRKNCRKINHY; encoded by the exons ATGGCTAAGTTTTTCAGCTGTTTCTTCATGGCCATTGCCTTGCTTTCCTCTGCACAATTGTGTCTGTGCAGTAAGAGCTATGGTGGTTATCTGTATCCTCAATTTTACGACCGGTCGTGCCCAAGGGCACAAGAAATTGTTGAGTCTGTTGTTGCCAAGGCTGTCGCTAAAGAGCCCCGAATGGCTGCTTCTTTGTTGAGACTCCATTTTCACGATTGCTTTGTCAAG GGGTGTGATGCATCTATACTGCTGGATAGCAGTGGGAGCATAAGCAGTGAGAAGAGATCTAACCCGAACAGAAACTCTGCTCGTGGATTTGAAGTCATTGATGAGATTAAAGCAGCACTGGAGGTGGAATGCCCTCACACTGTTTCTTGTGCTGACATCCTGGCACTTGCTGCCAGGGATTCCACAGTTCTG GCTGGTGGACCAAACTGGGAGGTTCCATTAGGCAGGAGAGACTCCATAGGAAACAGCTTGAGTGGCTCTAACAACAACATTCCAGCTCCAAACAACACATTCCAAACCATTCTCACAAAATTCAAACTTCAAGGCCTTGATCTTGTTGACCTTGTTGCATTATCTG GGAGTCACACAATTGGGAATGCAAGGTGTGTAAGCTTCAGGCAGAGGCTATACAACCAAACAGGAAACAGCTTGCCAGACTACACCCTGGACCAGTCATATGCTGCTGAGTTGCGCACAAAGTGCCCAAAATCTGGGGGAGACCAAACCTTGTTCCACCTGGATTTTGTGAGCCCCACAAGATTTGACAACTCCTACTTCAAGAACTTGTTGGCATACAAAGGGCTGCTGAGCTCTGACCAGGTTTTGGTGACAAAGAGTGCAGCCTCACTGCAGCTGGTGAAAGCATATGCTGAGAACAATGAGCTTTTCTTCCAGCACTTTGCCAAGTCCATGGTTAAGATGGGAAACATCTCTCCTCTTACTAGCTTCAGTGGAGAAATCCGGAAGAATTGCAGGAAGATCAACCATTACTGA